In Hippoglossus stenolepis isolate QCI-W04-F060 chromosome 5, HSTE1.2, whole genome shotgun sequence, one genomic interval encodes:
- the irf7 gene encoding interferon regulatory factor 7 has product MQSHQKPQFASWLIEQVETGQYTGLRYVTQNKFRVPWKHNSRKDCKDEDSKIFRAWAVASGKIHEFPTDKARWKTNFRCALNNLSVRFKMIEDNSKNSEDPHKIYQIKNTEHKQTDLPKQDSQEDSVMTPDIYSSPTELFPLGNEYNLENNFTALDLGNQPIEEQLWVENYCQPDPAVLGSYTVAAENHPQALPDQQSFYEVNPTPVVSSGQQPSIYDLEVSIHYRKKEMLKVTLATACLQLHYQQEAPDLNGQHLCFPSTDGLLDHKQIEFTNRILNSIQRGLLLEVCETGIYAWRQDRCHVFASTSDPSVALPDPRKLPQNTRVELLSFEKYVNDLKKFKENNGGSPEYVINMCFGEKFPDGKALEKKLITVKVVPLICRHFHEMAQMEGASSLHSANVSLQMSHNSLYDLINSVFGLPIDVDPTFLH; this is encoded by the exons ATGCAAAG CCACCAAAAGCCTCAGTTTGCCAGCTGGCTCATAGAGCAGGTGGAGACGGGCCAGTACACAGGTCTGCGCTATGTGACCCAAAACAAGTTCAGAGTCCCCTGGAAGCACAACTCCAGAAAGGACTGCAAGGATGAGGACAGTAAAATATTTCGG GCGTGGGCTGTGGCGAGTGGTAAAATCCACGAGTTCCCCACTGACAAGGCCCGGTGGAAAACCAACTTCCGCTGCGCCCTCAACAACCTCTCGGTGCGCTTCAAGATGATAGAGGACAACTCCAAGAACTCAGAAGACCCCCACAAAATCTACCAAATCAAGAACACTGAGC acaaacagacagacttGCCAAAACAGGACTCCCAGGAGGACTCAGTCATGACTCCAGATATCTACAGCTCTCCCACAGAGTTATTCCCCCTAGGAAATGAG TACAATCTGGAGAATAATTTCACAGCCTTGGATCTGGGCAACCAACCAATAG AGGAACAACTGTGGGTGGAGAACTACTGCCAGCCCGATCCAGCCGTCCTTGGAAGTTACACTGTTGCAGCAGAGAACCACCCGCAAGCTTTACCAGATCAACAGTCTTTCTACGAGG TAAATCCTACACCAGTCGTCAGCTCAGGTCAGCAGCCAAGTATCTATGACCTGGAGGTCTCCATCCACtacaggaaaaaagaaatgcttaAGGTCACGTTGGCCACCGCATGTCTCCAGCTCCACTACCAGCAAGAGGCCCCCGACCTCAACGGCCAACACCTCTGTTTCCCCTCCACTGACGGCCTGCTCGACCACAAACAG ATCGAATTCACCAACCGCATCCTCAACAGCATCCAGAGGGGTCTCCTGCTGGAGGTCTGTGAGACTGGTATCTACGCCTGGAGGCAGGACAGGTGCCACGTGTTCGCCAGCACCAGTGACCCCAGTGTGGCTCTGCCAGACCCCAGAAAGCTGCCCCAGAACACTAGGGTAGAGCTCCTCAGCTTCGAGAAGTATGTGAATG ACCTGAAGAAGTTTAAAGAGAACAACGGGGGCTCTCCTGAATACGTCATCAACATGTGCTTTGGAGAGAAGTTTCCTGATGGAAAAGCTTTGGAGAAGAAACTCATCACTGTCAAG GTGGTTCCTCTGATCTGTCGACACTTTCATGAGATGGCCCAGATGGAGGGCGCTTCGTCTCTTCACAGCGCCAACGTCAGCCTACAGATGTCGCACAACAGCCTCTACGATCTCATCAACTCCGTGTTCGGCCTGCCGATAGATGTGGACCCGACCTTCCTGCATTAG
- the ascl1b gene encoding achaete-scute homolog 1b, which yields METTTITTTQTAFTFGLKERHATLSLHAPAQDCAVPAAHPDAGNPKVLKRQRSSSPELLRCKRRLSFNGLGYSIPQQQPVAVARRNERERNRVKQVNMGFQTLRQHVPNGAANKKMSKVETLRSAVEYIRALQQLLDEHDAVSAAFQCGLPSPTLSNSYSAEPESPHSTYSSDEGGYEPLSSEEQELLDFTTWFDRY from the coding sequence ATGGAAACCACAACCATCACCACCACGCAGACCGCTTTCACCTTTGGACTTAAAGAAAGACACGCCACCCTCAGCCTGCACGCCCCGGCACAGGACTGCGCCGTGCCCGCCGCGCACCCCGACGCCGGGAACCCCAAGGTGCTGAAGAGACAGCGCTCCAGCTCCCCGGAGCTCCTGCGCTGCAAGCGGCGCCTGAGCTTCAACGGCCTCGGCTACTCCATCCCCCAGCAGCAGCCCGTGGCCGTGGCGCGGCGGAACGAGCGGGAGAGGAACCGGGTCAAGCAAGTCAACATGGGCTTCCAGACGCTGCGTCAGCACGTGCCCAACGGCGCCGCCAACAAGAAGATGAGCAAAGTGGAGACCCTGAGGTCTGCGGTGGAATACATCAGGGCGTTACAGCAACTGCTGGACGAGCACGACGCCGTGTCCGCTGCTTTCCAGTGCGGGCTGCCGTCCCCGACGCTCTCCAACAGCTACTCTGCCGAACCGGAGTCGCCACACTCCACCTACTCGTCAGATGAAGGCGGCTACGAGCCCCTGAGCTCCGAGGAACAGGAGCTGTTGGACTTTACAACCTGGTTCGACAGGTACTGA